Proteins encoded in a region of the Panicum hallii strain FIL2 chromosome 3, PHallii_v3.1, whole genome shotgun sequence genome:
- the LOC112885735 gene encoding guanine nucleotide-binding protein subunit beta-like protein A, with protein sequence MAGAQESLSLVGTMRGHNGEVTAIATPIDNSPFIVSSSRDKSVLVWDLTNPVHSTPESGVAADYGVPFRRLTGHSHFVQDVVLSSDGQFALSGSWDGELRLWDLSTGLTTRRFVGHEKDVISVAFSVDNRQIVSASRDKTIKLWNTLGECKYTIGGDHGGGEGHNGWVSCVRFSPNTFQPTIVSGSWDRTVKVWNLTNCKLRSTLDGHGGYVNAVAVSPDGSLCASGGKDGFTLLWDLTEGKRLYSLDAGAIIHSLCFSPNRYWLCAATQDSVKIWDLESKHVVQDLKPDIQISKNQILYCTSLSWSADGSTLYTGYTDGSIRVWKISGFGYAG encoded by the exons ATGGCCGGCGCGCAGGAGTCGCTCTCCCTGGTGGGCACGATGCGCGGCCACAACGGGGAGGTGACGGCGATCGCGACCCCGATCGACAACTCGCCGTTCATCGTCTCGTCCTCCCGCGACAAGTCCGTGCTGGTGTGGGACCTGACCAACCCGGTCCACTCCACCCCGGAGTCCGGTGTCGCCGCTGACTACGGCGTCCCCTTCCGCCGCCTCACCGGCCACTCCCACTTCGTCCAGGACGTCGTCCTCAGCTCCGACGGCCAGTTCGCGCTGTCCGGCTCCTGGGACGGCGAGCTCCGCCTCTGGGATCTCTCCACCGGTCTCACCACTCGCCGCTTTGTCGGCCACGAGAAGGACGTCATCTCCGTCGCCTTCTCCGTCGACAACCGCCAGATCGTCTCCGCGTCCCGCGACAAGACCATCAAGCTCTGGAACACCCTCGGTGAGTGCAAGTACACCATTGGCGGcgaccacggcggcggcgagggccacAACGGCTGGGTCTCCTGCGTCAGGTTCTCCCCCAACACTTTCCAGCCCACTATTGTCTCCGGTTCCTGGGACCGCACTGTCAAGGTCTGGAACCTGACCAACTGCAAGCTGCGCTCCACGCTCGATGGCCACGGCGGCTATGTCAACGCCGTCGCCGTGAGCCCCGACGGTTCGCTGTGCGCCTCCGGCGGGAAAGACGGCTTTACTCTGCTGTGGGATTTGACCGAGGGGAAGAGGCTGTACTCGCTGGACGCGGGTGCCATCATCCACTCGCTCTGCTTCTCGCCCAACCGCTACTGGCTGTGTGCTGCGACTCAGGACTCCGTCAAGATCTGGGACCTTGAGTCGAAGCACGTCGTGCAGGACCTCAAGCCTGACATCCAGATCTCCAAGAACCAG ATCCTGTACTGCACAAGCTTGAGCTGGAGCGCGGATGGAAGCACCCTTTACACTGGCTACACCGATGGATCTATCAGGGTCTGGAAGATCTCTGGATTCGGCTACGCAGGCTAG
- the LOC112887958 gene encoding beta-1,3-galactosyltransferase pvg3-like translates to MASSSSLFKQLGLTGAGSPLSGRHLLLILLGAGFLAFTVFVVHPNEFRIQSFFAGSCGRPSAEAVAAASPDKAGSVPRATATEAAQAPAPAPDDDADVRVLIGIQTLPAKYERRHLLRTVYSLQVREHPSLAGRVDVRFVFCNVTSPDDAVFVALEIMRYGDIIVLDCAENMDNGKTYTFFSTVARAFNTTRYDYVMKADDDTYLRLPALAASLRGAAREDAYFGLQMPCDRENFYPFPPFMSGMGYALSWDLVAWVAASDLARREQDGPEDMWTGRWFNLAGKAKNRYDQAPRMYNYKGASPDSCFRHGFVPDTIAVHMLKDDARWAETLAYFNATAGLPLSGQLYHLPPPAGSRP, encoded by the coding sequence ATGGCGTCGTCTTCCTCCTTGTTCAAGCAGCTGGGCCTTACGGGGGCCGGCTCCCCcctctccggccgccacctcctcctcatcctcctcggTGCAGGCTTCCTCGCGTTCACCGTCTTCGTCGTCCACCCCAACGAGTTCCGAATCCAATCCTTCTTCGCAGGCAGCTGCGGCCGCCCCAGCGCGGAGGCCGTCGCTGCCGCGTCACCCGACAAGGCTGGCAGCGTCCCCCGTGCCACCGCCACGGAGGCCGCacaggcgccggcgccggcgccggacgACGACGCCGATGTGCGCGTCCTCATCGGCATCCAGACGCTGCCGGCTAAGTACGAGCGGCGGCACCTGCTGCGGACGGTGTACTCGCTCCAGGTCCGTGAGCACCCGTCCCTCGCCGGGCGCGTGGATGTCCGGTTCGTCTTCTGCAACGTGACGTCCCCGGACGACGCGGTGTTCGTGGCGCTGGAGATCATGCGCTACGGCGATATCATCGTGCTGGACTGCGCGGAGAACATGGACAACGGCAAGACGTACACCTTCTTCTCCACCGTGGCCCGCGCGTTCAACACCACCAGGTACGACTACGTGATGAAGGCCGACGACGACACGTACCTGCGGCTGCCGGCGCTGGCGGCGTCGCTGCGCGGCGCCGCCCGGGAGGACGCCTACTTCGGGCTGCAGATGCCGTGCGACCGCGAGAACTTCTACCCGTTCCCGCCCTTCATGTCCGGGATGGGGTACGCGCTGTCGTGGGACCTGGTGGCGTGGGTGGCGGCGTCGGACCTTGCCCGGCGCGAGCAGGACGGGCCCGAGGACATGTGGACGGGGCGGTGGTTCAACCTCGCCGGCAAGGCCAAGAATCGGTACGACCAGGCGCCGCGGATGTACAACTACAAGGGCGCCTCGCCGGACAGCTGCTTCCGGCACGGCTTCGTCCCGGACACCATCGCCGTGCACATGCTCAAGGACGACGCGCGTTGGGCCGAGACGCTCGCCTACTTCAACGCCACGGCGGGGCTCCCGCTCTCCGGCCAGCTCTAccacctgccgccgccggcagGCAGCAGGCCCTGA